From one Lolium rigidum isolate FL_2022 chromosome 4, APGP_CSIRO_Lrig_0.1, whole genome shotgun sequence genomic stretch:
- the LOC124705915 gene encoding pathogenesis-related protein 1-like: MQYSPKQLAAVLLLAAASAMIVTAQDTVQEILDAHNTLRANVGVPPLTWDDTVATYADAFAQKRSADCLPIFSPLGHPYGENVFVGTGSEWNMLDAVNWWVAQKQYYDHATNTCSAPSGQSCDAYKQVVWRDTKAIGCQGVVCDGNAGVYIICDYSPPGNVVGQTPY; encoded by the coding sequence ATGCAGTACTCACCGAAGCAGCTAGCTGCAGTGCTGCTCTTAGCTGCCGCGTCCGCCATGATCGTCACCGCCCAGGACACGGTGCAGGAAATCCTGGACGCCCACAACACGCTACGCGCCAACGTCGGTGTGCCACCGCTGACGTGGGATGACACGGTGGCGACGTACGCGGATGCGTTCGCGCAGAAACGCAGCGCCGACTGCCTTCCTATATTCTCTCCACTGGGCCACCCATACGGAGAGAACGTCTTCGTGGGCACCGGTTCCGAATGGAATATGTTGGATGCCGTGAATTGGTGGGTGGCGCAGAAGCAGTACTACGACCACGCCACAAACACCTGTTCTGCGCCTTCCGGTCAGTCGTGTGATGCATACAAGCAGGTGGTGTGGAGGGACACAAAGGCCATAGGCTGCCAAGGTGTCGTCTGCGATGGCAATGCTGGCGTGTATATCATATGCGACTACAGCCCGCCGGGTAACGTGGTGGGGCAGACTCCATATTAA